A window of Gossypium raimondii isolate GPD5lz chromosome 7, ASM2569854v1, whole genome shotgun sequence genomic DNA:
TTGGATCTTAGAAAGGTTGAGGCTGTGCTTGATTGGAAACAACCTAAGAACGTTTTTGAGATCCACAGTTTTCTGGATCTTGTGGGTTATTATCGGAGGTTTGTTGAGGGGTTCTCGCTGATTGCAGCTCCTTTGACTAAGCTTCTGCAGAAGAATGTTCCTTTTGTCTGGACTAATGCGCAACAATCGAGCTTCAAGAAGCTCAAGTCTGTTCTGACTCAAGCTCCTGTTCTGATACAGCCTGAATCTCTAAATATGGTAAGGAGTTTGTGGTGTATAGTGATGCGTCACATGTcggtttgggttgtgtactgATGCAATATGGTAAGTTGTAGCTTATGCATCCTGACAGCTTAAGTCACACGAGGGGAATTATTCGACGCACAATCTCGAGTTAGCTACCGTGGTGTTTTCGTTAAAgatctggaggcattatttgtatggtgagaggaGTATCATCTAtactgatcacaagagccttaagtacctccttattcaaaaggagttgaattttaGGTAGCGTATATGGATTGAGTTGCTCAAAGATTATGATTGCACTATAGAATATATCTCGGTAAGACCAATGTGGTGGCCGATTCTCTCAGTTGTAGAGCAATGTCTGGTTTGAGGGTGATGTTTACTCGTCTCAGTTTGTTTGAGGATGGGAGTCTGTTAGCTAAGTTGCAAGGTAAGCCGACTTGGATTGATCAGATTCGAGAGAAGCAGTTAGAGGATGATTATCTGGTTCAGCAGTTTCATCAAGTTAAGAGTGGTAGTACATCTGATTTTGGGCTAAATAATGATGGGGTTTTTTGTTTTCGAGGACGGGTTTGTGTACCGAACGACTCTGATTTTAGACAGTCGATTCTGAGGGAAGCACATAGTAGctcttatgctatgcatcttgttgggaataagatgtatcgagatTTCTATGAACTGTATTAGTGGCCAGGTTTAAAGCAAGAGGTAACAAACTTCGTTTCTAGTCGTTTGGCgtgccagcaagttaaggctgagcaccagTTGCCTTCGGGTTTGCTCCAACTCGTTACGATTCCTTTATGGAAATGGGAATGTGTTACGATAGACTTTGTTAGTGGATTGCCTttaacacctactaagaaggattctgtatgGGTCATCAAGGATCGGTTGACCAAGTCCGCCCATTTCATTCCGATTTGGACGGATTATTCTCTGCAGAAGATGGCCAAACTCTACATTTCTGAGATTGTGAAACTACACGGGGtttcaattttgataatttctgaTAGGAATTCTCGCTTCACTTCTCGGTTCTGGAAGAAACTCCATAAAGCTCTGGGTTTAAGATTGGACTTCAGTGCATTCCATCCTCAAACCGATGGTCAATCTgaaagggtgattcagatactagaggatatgcttcggagctgtgtgattgattttcgaggtagttgggaggattttCTGCCATTTGCTAAGTtcgcttataataatagtttctaGTCTAGCATCCAGATAGCACCTTACGAGGccttgtatggtcgtaagtgtcgtacgcTGCTATGTTGGACTGGGTTGGGTGAACGAcgagttttgggtcctgagttggttttCAAGACTGAAGATAAAGTTAGACTGATTCGAGGTCGCCTTAAGGTGGCTTTAGATAGACAGAAGTCCTATGCAGATTTAAAAATGAGGGATATCGAGTACTTTGTAGGTGATTTCGTGTTTCTTAAGGTATCTCTGTGGAAGAAAGTTTTGCGGTTCGGTCGTAAGGGAAAGTTGAGCCCTTGGTTCATTAGGCCGTATTAGATTCTGAAGTGTGTGAGACCAGTCGCCTATCAGTTAGAGTTACCTCCAGAGTTGGACCGTATCTATGATGTGTTGCATGTCTCGATGTTTAGGCAGTATCAGTATGATCCATCTCATGTTGTTTCTGTTGAGGAGATCGAAGTTAGACTGGATTTGACATTTGAGGAGGAGccaattcaaattttggatcGAGATGTTAAAGTTCAGAGGAGGAAGTCCATTTCGTTAGTTAAGGTTCTGTGGTGGAATCAAGGCACTaaagaagccacgtgggaacctaAGGATTTGATGCATTAgcagtatcctcatctgttcAGATCAGGTAAATTTTAAGGTCTAAATTTCTGTtaaggggtagagttgtaacgccctaaattTCTTAACTTTGTTCCTGTGTATTTTGACACAAATATGTAtatgcttcagtggttaagtatTCTGGTGTGTGTATAAGGTCTTGGGTTCAACTCCCATTTTTGgaaaattctgttattttttatcctagccATATCCTTATTAGGTGGGCTTACATGATATTTTTGGTAAACTCACATTAGAATAAGCCTGCtagttcgagtggtaaggagttagctTGCTGTAGGTATTGTGTTCGAATCCTTGCGTGAGTGTGGGCGATGATTTTCGTTTCGGTTGTCTGAAAGAGGTTTGGTGGAGTTGGGAGTCTAAGGTAGTTGAATGTGTGTGTCAAACCCaaatcaggtgtgtaacgaaaacacGGGAAAACAAGGTTTGTTGAAAGCCAAAAAAGTGGCCTGTCAATGCCACACGGGTGTGTACCCGGCCATCTAGTTGGCCGTGTgcgacacacgaccatgtgacaggTAAGGgtgtggccgtgtgggccacacgggctaggtCAATTTGGGCATGTAGGTCATGGGCTAAGCCGTGTTGACCACATGagcaaggccaatttgggtgtgtaggccacacgggcatgttggcccaaaattctaaaattttccctagggtcacTTAAGTCGTTCCAATCGACGATgggcctactgtagggtcggtaaggccTAACCATACCCTTAATGCAGGAGATCTGTTATTCTGATAGACTGATCTGAGTCAGGAAAACTGATTTGTATGTCTGATTATTTTGTATAACCATGTATGATATCTGTATATGAGCATGCGAGACAAGTTAATTCTGTTAAATCTGTAATCTGTATTCTGTATCTGTATTTGGGGTGGGATTTGTacatgtggaggaagtgttctgttTGGCGACTTTTCGCCTATGTTCTGGCAGCTTGGCTGCATACTATTTTGTTATGTGTCGTATAGACACTATGgtgtgtgtagggatgggtgggtgttttataccctatatggggtaggattctgtatatctgttctgattatttgattttgaatgatTCTGTTAAGGACTTATGTTTGTATCTGTATCTGCTCTGCATATGAAATTTCTGTGTAAATATGTATGTCTATCTctattgggttacacactgagtttatgaaaactcacatctATATGTCTGTTCTGTTCAAGTAATCCTCAGACATAGGCGGGTCGGTGCTATGGTGTCTCAGCGGTGACCACTAGTTTGCGAACCGTTTTgcttaatgattttttatttaaattttgggttatttttgagagttttgtaattttaggactctctggactgtttttttattttttattggatgTGTTTTTGACTTTTATATTGCAATGTTTGACAAAATCACGGTTTcacacaaataatattttttttgaaatacgaACTGGGATTTCAAAATGTAACGACTTACAAACTTCCGCTACAAACTTATGTTTTACTTTAAAGGACGATATATGACATTTTCATTAAAGAGTGTGATAATAAGTTTTTCCAGAAATGTGAACTCTTTTAGTAACCAATAAAACGGGAAGTTTTAACATGAAAGATGCATTTCAAAACCCTTCATCGTAACACTCCCaaattcggccataatgtctaggtcgggtttggggtgttacaaatacaATGGATCAGTACCAATTGACataacataccttagatccaagtcaatCTAACTGTTAGTGCCAGGGATCGAAAAAAAAGTTGTCTGAATTTTGGTTCATAGATTTATGATATCCAAAGTTTTTGATTGGTGTAAGCagtgaaatagaaaaaagtcatataacattgattttaatagtccaatgacttaaatgaaaatttttgaatagtttaataatcaaattgtaactttttaattaagtgactaaaacaaaaatttattcataatttaatgactaatagtaaattaccctaaaaaatttataattccacttttcttttctaaaacaatccccattatcatttaaaaattttaaaatatttttgattttattataaatatcttattaaTTGGATGTCCATCAatatcaagataagttttgatgtactttaaattctaatagtgattagaagaagatctctacttcatttatacttcttatgctaTAAATATAGACTATCATCATAttcgattgatcaataaaatacgctATCTTTCTTTGCTCTCCcatattttataacacgttatcagcatGATCTTGCTCAAAAGTGATAGTTCCTTTTATTGACGATCAAATTTATCCTTCATGATTTCCAATGTCTTTGACGGCAAGATGCAGAATTTTTACAagaagtttcttttatttaacatttcatatcttattattatttttcattcttctttcacTATAcgttattattgttttgattaacttattttactttttgttcttaAGGATGGTGAAATATTTGATATCGTTATCTATATGAAATCAAGAAATACGATCCACTCTCAAAGTTTCCTTTTGATATTTGCTTCGGATGATCTCTTTCTCTTCATTACAAAGGATGTTTATAATCACTACTTTTCATCCATGTAAGTCAATCTAAtcaacttcttttgaaatttgatttgatttctattaaaagtTAACTTTATAATTCACTATTCGCATATCTATGGATTTATAAAACCCTTCACACATTTAGTTATTGGGATTTTTATGTGGAGATAAATatactttttccatttttaatagaattgatggtataattttgattttgattaagatatatgattattatgGAATATGAGTAAAAATACTTACTTGTCATAAACTTTGAGATATTCACATTGTTTGTAATAATTTcgtaaaatttgaaatgaaattaaccCATAAGAGGTGGAGGTTAGAAAATGTTTATGTAAACCTTTATAGTcgtaaagttattttaatttgacattataatattttctattttgttgtgttatgatatatataaaagtattatcTAACCACAATGATTTATTAGtaacatgaatttattatttgttatatttaatttatgttttatttatacctattcattttatttttatatgaataaataaaattttagaagatcaaattttttatcattcatGTTAAAAGGAATTGCAAActgtatattatttaaaataaattaagcatttaataaggttatataataaaatgattacaTGCTCCTCAAGAGCTAATATTGCATCAAACTATAAAAATCTCTTTAAGAGCTAATATTTTACCTCATTgtgatgcaaaattttgtaaaatataatattgttttccgatcaagaaaatatatgttgaataaaaccttcatgtgttatatatattttattatagaaataacatgagatactcatatatttgtattatatatattcccGAAAGATACATCAcactatatgattgaaatatctaaTGTGCTCTTGTAGTAGCAATATTGTGAAAATGACTTTAAAAGTATTTTCGAACGATATCATACCTTTTAGTGGCTAGGAAAAGTAATAAGTTATGAAAAACTATGAAATTCTTCCCACTAGTTTTGCTTCATTCCCTGAAGTGAATGTAGCAGTACataacaattatgaaaaatgaaaatataaagatCATGGTTGTTGTTATAATTGAGGATGTAGTTGGAGACGTACTAATAACCGTTATCAAGGTAGTTATAATAGTGGTACTTCTAACCActagaaaaagaataataataaaaaagtaagaaaattgtggtaaaaatatttgaagGTTATTGACAATCCATGGTACTAATGTGGTATGAAAATGCATTGGTCATGTATCTGTCATATGTTTAAGCACTTAGTAAAActttgtaacgccccaaaaatttaagtatttaatttttgcatgatatgacacaaattgcttgtttgctttaatggctaagtgatttaggtgtgtatgggagtgtttgagaagcctgggttcaagtcttggcttctgtagaattttgagttttgctcttaaatgaatctggacactggcgtataggccttataaataatagttcttgttttatgacacaaaaagagcttaTGGTCAAGTGGCAGGGTGGCctgttgtgtaactgtgaggtctgaggttcaagtcctgggttgcGCAATGGagcatttattttgctgcttgagctgtgtaggtagtggagttggactgaaacacagctaagggggagtttgaatggagttgttgggggagttgaggagaaataGGTGGAGTGATtcaggagggataagggaagagattttaggagaaaatcaagggaagtGAAGGGAGAGGAGAAGTGTGCCGAAAGTGGACTTCGATACTCAAGAAAAATTTGGCTAGAGGGGTTACTGCTCATTCTAgtatactttttattttgttttgtgtagtgtttttttttatcctttttggtGCCAAATTTTACTAAGAGTTCGAGTACCTATCGGGTTTTTCTTTTGCTGCCTTTTCCTTCTATTCTTTTTGTTTGGCCGAATAGCATTTTGGTGTTAGCCTCTGCCgaattctctttttcttctcctcttctcTTGGTTGCTTCTTATCGTTTCTCTACTTTTCCAAACCTTGACCGAACAGAGCTGAAGTAGCTTTGTATTGCATCCTCTGTCCGAATTGCTCTTCTTCCTCTACTCCTTTTGATAAACTATTTGTCGAATATTGCCCTTCTCTCCCTTTTCATCTCTTCAAGTTTGTTTTCAACTTGACAACAATTCTATGACGGTTCAAATTTCTCGAGGAGTGAAGGAGTAACAAGTGGTATTAAAGTCGTCGAAACCTTTCTCCCATTActcaatcaaaggtaagtatgTAGTCTAGTATTCTGAAGTGAAGGCTGAGTTCTTTCTATGGGTCCGTAAGTTGCCATGTGTGGATTTAAACCACATGATTATACGAtcctatttaataaaaatccgTTTGTGATGCAAATATTCGTCAAAGGGATTGTAGTCAACATTCGTCAGTGGTATAAGTGGGCTAAGCCACTTTTGACGATCGAGGTAAGTGTTTTggttaagggtgtaaaaagGGGAGATTAACCCTATTGTTTAGCGACTAATGGGAAGTTTTGTACGAATGTAGGTTTTGGTGCTCGTGGATCTTTGTGCATTCTCACAATCAAGTCTGTAATCACCCCATTGCAATGGTAGAACGATAAAAAgctgaaaagccaaaaatttggcgtttgagaccacacaggCGTACGATCGCTCGTGTGATAAGCCAATCTACAAATCATGGGCGATGGACAGTAGAgacctccatgagcattttcatgggccTGGGCTGTAATGGGCCATGTTGGGCCGAGATAGGCTGAGTGGGCTCCACATGGATGAAATCCAcaatttgtggcaaatactagactgggctatgtagatctcatagttGAGGTGAAATCTGGGCTAAACGACCCGCACAAGCGTGTGGgtccacttgggccgagtattGGGCCTTGGGCGCATTACGCTGTTATGATCATTTAGGTTACTTGAGTCGCTCGAGGTGACTGTGGACCTTTCCAGAGGTCAataaatgatcgaaataccctcatagtataaggtaaaatgaccgaaatacctccATAGGgtgaaatgatcgaaataccctcataaggtaaaatgaccaaaataccctcatagggtaaaataactattatacccttaagagatgaaatgactgttatggccttatgtatgactgatttgctctatgatatgtatgactatgattgagtatgacattctgcatacacgtatgatttatgacatgacatattgcatggggttgggatactgatATGGAGGAAGTATACTGTACTGATGGCTTTGTCGCATttactattactggcagctttgctacaatactattactggcagctttgctacgatattgtgtgttggctgggtgggtcgattttatcccacATGGTGTgctggtggtacggagtggtgtgctggctggattgggatgggttgcatcatTGCACGATATTGATACTattttgggctaaggcccacattgttactgtattgggctaaggcccacactgtactgttacGGAATAGGGCTCGGGCCCAGATTTTCACTGCTTGTTGTTTACTAATTGACTGATAGggaattacacactgagtttcgtaaactcactatttcctttgaaccgtgtaggtaatcctcagccttaggtgatttggtgctgcgagggactcggaggtggccacacaactgcagctGATCTatacttgcttttatttaaatttaaattatatgttgggtttgtttttgtaataagagctttaagtttgtttaaatttttaattgggcttttgcttacttattttaaactgctagtttaggagaggatgaatttttaaaataattattgttttcaaagacagGTGTTTTAAACAACAgaattttaaaagcttccgcgattttagatcaacttATTATAACAAAAGTAGACAACAAGGCAAAtgttttaggtagatgattgttaaataataatgaagagGTTTTTAAAACTTAGAAACGAATGTTCttccaataatttaaattttcaaaagacacttcaatgtgacatgccatattcgaccataacgtctaggtcaggtttggggtgttacaaactttatcaaagcatccattaaaaaaagaagggaaacAATTACTTTGGCTAACTTACGCAGGATAATTTTTCgacaaaagatgaaaaatttttACTATGATATTCGCTataatggatatcatattgagaCTACAAATGAAAAGTATTGAATATCTATATATTAGTGAATTGAAGCACATGGTACTACAAACCAGGAGTTTGTATAAGCACATACTTTTACTATTTGACATGACTGGTTTGGCCATCCTAtatcatatatgatgcgaaaacTAATCGAGAATTCATACGGAttttcattaaagaaccaaaagattctttaatttaaaagaattatcatgtgttgtttgttctcaatgaaaattgattagtagaaactcactagctaaaattaagatttaatgtcttgcatttctaaAATGAATATGGGCCCATTCGTCCACCatttggatggttttgatattatatgattttggtagatgcatctacaaaataatcacatatgtgttatcaactAGCAACTTGTTGTTTGCAAGAtttcttgtttaaataattaatttcagatcatgcaattaagacaattcatcttgctcATATTGACGAGTTTATATCTCAGTCTTTTACTGATTGAGtctgaaaaacttttgtaaaagttttttgtaaaagtttactttttatgcacataatggtttagagaaagTACTTATTGAATGCCTCTGATTAATGTCtgaaccattacttatgagaactaaacttcctatttcaacatgagattatgttggtTTGCGTGTTGTACGCATCAaaccaataagttataaaaactccccattacaattgttTTTTGAttaagagctaaatatttctcatttttgaATTTCTGTATGTGCGTATATGTTCGAATTGCTCAACCACAAtgcacaaagatgagtgaatcctgaaagaaagttgagaatatatattaattacaagtttctttgtattaattacaagtttttttgtaattacaattttgattcgatagttttcccgacgttagggggagagaaataataacttgtaatgagttagggggagAATAATTTGAACCAAAAGTTCAACAAGGAAAACTCATTACAAGCTAAATGTTtgatgtatttacaaacttaacGAGAATAAcgaagttaatattttaatttgactcaAAGTCCCAGTAGGACAATCAAtcagaataaataatagattgatcaGTTCTgaagatgaaaattcttctagatggtcatatagtggaggtgggtgctccagaagagacccaagacataactaataagtaaaactccagAAGAGATTCAGTTACCTGACattgaagattaaaatagtgaaaataagagatctcgataagttatgtcaattcgagaaaatgtggaactgaataataaaagtggtcgactatgattttg
This region includes:
- the LOC105763843 gene encoding uncharacterized protein LOC105763843, which gives rise to MKNKYPLSRIDDLFDQFHGASVFSNIDLRFDYHQLRVKKVDIHKTTFRTRYGHYKFLAMPFRLMNAPAAFMDLMNRVFQPYLDQFVVVFIDNILMYSKTEDEHDEHLRGIQLDLRKVEAVLDWKQPKNVFEIHSFLDLVGYYRRFVEGFSLIAAPLTKLLQKNVPFVWTNAQQSSFKKLKSVLTQAPVLIQPESLNMLKSHEGNYSTHNLELATVVFSLKIWRHYLYGERSIIYTDHKSLKIYLGKTNVVADSLSCRAMSGLRVMFTRLSLFEDGSLLAKLQGKPTWIDQIREKQLEDDYLVQQFHQVKSGSTSDFGLNNDGVFCFRGRWPGLKQEVTNFVSSRLACQQVKAEHQLPSGLLQLVTIPLWKWECVTIDFVSGLPLTPTKKDSVWVIKDRLTKSAHFIPIWTDYSLQKMAKLYISEIVKLHGVSILIISDRNSRFTSRFWKKLHKALGLRLDFSAFHPQTDGQSERSSIQIAPYEALYGRKCRTLLCWTGLGERRVLGPELVFKTEDKVRLIRGRLKVALDRQKSYADLKMRDIEYFVGDFVFLKLELPPELDRIYDVLHVSMFRQYQYDPSHVVSVEEIEVRLDLTFEEEPIQILDRDVKVQRRKSISLVKVLWWNQGTKEATWEPKDLMH